The following is a genomic window from Adhaeribacter radiodurans.
AGTAAACGAAACTTATTACTTTTTAAAATGCTGATGCTGCTGGTTAAAGAAGATTTGGATTACACGCAGTCCAAAAAGAAAGGAGAGACCTTATTGCAACGCCTCAAAACCACACCTGTTCCCGGCGATGCTTACGCTGAAATTGAGATTATTCCTTACGAACATCTTTGGACCTTAATTCTAGAAATGTTAAAGGAATAATCCTAAAGTTACCGGCTAAGCCATTGTACCATTTTAACGTGTGTCCGAGGTAAGCACCTATCTACGCAAAGGATAATTAATTGCACTAGCCAGAAAGGTAAAGTTCTATTTATCCTGTTATTACTGTCTATTTGAGTCAATCAGGAGGGGTTTCCTGCTTTAATTTATAATTATCTTTATCTCGGCACGCAAATTATTCTAGTTACTGTTTAACGAGCTCTTACCGGCATTTACTAAGGCTTCCATTTTAGGTTTCCCAATTACTTTATAGGGTCCTTGACCTTTTAGAATAGCCACGTATTTGTTTTTATCCGTAAGTACTTTTATAGCTTCTTTTACATCTACGTCGGTTTTAAACGAAGTCTCCAAACGACCTTTCTGAAAATAATAACGCGATACAATTTCACTTTCTAAAATCTCTTTTATTTCATCCTGACAGCGGCTTAAATCATCTTTTTTGTTTTGTACCAGCTTATTTTTCAGGGCATTGTATTCTAGTTTAATATCCTCAAAATACTTTTCCTTTTCGGCAATACTTTTTAACTCTTCCAGGTTCTTCTCACTCTTGGTAGTGTAGTTGTAATCTTTATCAGACAAGTATTTAGTAAATTCCTGGAAATCCGTATCGCTCAGATTAAAGGAACGAGCCGAAGGGATGGACGCATGGGTCATGCGGTAACGGGTGGCAAAATCAAAGTGTAAAGATTTGCTGATGATACTATAAGCAATGTTGTGGTAGCTTTTCTCTTTAGTAACTAAATCGGGGTAAATGCCATTGCCATCGTAAACAGATCGGCCGTTGGTGGTTTTATACTCCGCCATTAACGAATCGGATACTCTTCGAACGCTGCCGTCCGGGTTACGGTGTGCGTAATCCAAGGCCTGAATGCATCGGCCGCTGGGTGTATAGTATTTAGCAACCGTTACTTTTAACAACGAATTATAAGGCAGATTAATAGTTTGCTGCACCAGTCCTTTCCCAAAAGTACGGTTTCCGATAATAGTACCCCGATCCAGATCCTGAATAGCACCCGCTACAATCTCCGAAGCAGAGGCAGAACCCCGATCAACCAATACTACTAATGGAATAAGCGGATCTACCGGCGCTAAGGTGGCCTTGTACACCATGTCTTTGTCTTTTATTTTTGCTTTTTGCGTAACTATTTTATTGCCTTTTTCTACAAACAAGTTCACAATATCTACCGATTCCTGCACGATACCACCGCCATTACCGCGTAAATCCAAAACCAATGCATTTATCCGGTGTTGCCGCTTCAGATTTAATAAAGATTGTTTTACCTCCTGGGCAGAGTTCTCCAGGAACTTATCGAGTTTAATGTAACCAATGCTGTCTTGCAGCAAGCCCGTATAGGATACATTATTAAAAGTAATTACTTCGCGTAAAACTGTTTTTTCTAAAGGTTGTTTCTCGCCGTAGCGCTTTATGGCAAGTTTAACCGGAGCATCTTTTTGCCCTTTTAACATTTCGCTCACCGAACTACTTCCCCGCCCTTTTACAGATATACCGTTAACTGACAAAATCTCATCACCAGCCCGGATATCTGCCCGTTGCGCTGAAAAGCCTTCGTATGGTTCCGATACTATAATTTTATCTTTCCGGGTAAACACTGAAATTCCAATACCCGCGTATTGCTTACTCACGTAATTCATTTTAAAATCTTCGATATCAGATTCGGGAATGTATTCGGTGTAAGGGTCAAGGGAGCCGAGCATGGCATCAATGCCTTCGCGTACCAAGTCAGCGGGGCTAACTTCGTCTACGTAATGGCTGTTTAACTGCCGGTAGATAGAAGCAAACGTATCCAGGTTTTTGGCTATTTCGAAGTAACGGTCGGTAAACCCAAAAGAAAAAGCAAGTAAGAATAAGAGCAGATAGCTATAAATTACCTTGTGGTACGAAGAGAATAAATATTTTTTCATAACCCGAACAAATGCCGCAACATAAAAGAAACAACCTGGTGTAAAAAGTAATATTGTACAGAAAAAATTAGGTAAAACAGCCCCGCTTAAAATTACACGAATTTGTTTTAAAGTGTCATTCTTACCTTTATTTACTTACAACTATCTTTCTTTATAGACACACAATTGCGTTTTTTATACCCTACTCGCCGAACATTTTTTTACAGATTACAAATAAATAGCAGATGGACTGGAACAGCAAGATACCCGAATAAGGATATAAAGCGGTTAAACGAACATTGAAAACAAACTTGACAAAGCCGTAACTTAACCTGCAACCGTGGTTAGTTCTTCCAGCTTATACCCAACCCCGTGAATGGTAGAAATCCGCAGCGATGAGTCGGGACGCAGGTATTTGCGTAGTTTAGAAATAAAAACATCCATGCTCCGGGCCACAAAATAGCCGTTGTCTTCCCAAATGGTTTTTAAAATAAGCTCGCGTTTTACAATGGTGTTTAACTCTAAACATAACATCCGGAGCACATCAGCTTCTTTTTGCGTGAGCTGTTGTTTTTTATCTTGCACCCACAACAAAAGGTTAGGGTAATCGAGCTGACTTTTGCCGAAAGCTATAGTTGTTTTTGGGCTAGGTTTAGCAGTACTTTGGGTAGTGCGTTTTAAAATTGCTTTCAGGCGCAGGTTTAACTCTTCCAGGCGAAAAGGTTTGGTAAGGTAATCATCGGCACCTAAGCGCAAACCGTGAATCCGGTCGTCGGGCTGGGCTTTAGCCGTCAGAAAAATGAAAGGAATAAAAGCATTCTTTTTACGAATTTCCTCGGCCAGGGTAAAACCATCCAGTACGGGCAACATTACATCCAGAATACACAAGTCAAAAGTTTGTTGCGCAAATACCTGCAATCCGGTAAGGCCATCGGCACATAACTGCACTGTATAGCCTTCGTTTTCCAGGTTATCCTGTACCAGAAAGCCTAGGTTTTCGTCGTCTTCTACGAGTAAAATGCGTATCACTTTTATTAAGCTTTGCTTAAATATTGACTCTTTGATTTCTATTGTAGTAGAAACCTAAATTACCTTTACTATATTCCTAGACACCAACAAATTGACAAATTTACTATTTACCTTAAGCGCGAAACGGTAAATACACTTCAAAGCAGCTGCCTTGGTTCTCCTGACTTTTTACTCGAACAGAACCTTGGTGTGCCTGAATAATATTTTTAACGTAGCTTAACCCAAGCCCAAAACCCCGCACATTGTGAATATTACCGCTAGGCACCCGGTAAAACGTGTCGAAAATAAATTGTTGTACTTCTTTCCGGATTCCCTGGCCCTTATCGGCAATAGAAATTAAAATGCCCTGTTGGTAGTTGCGCGTCGAGATTTGGATATTAGGTGTTTGCGGCGAATATTTTTCGGCGTTGTCGAGTAAGTTATACAAAGCATTAGTCAGATGCAGGCTATCGGCTTCAATGGTTGCTTTTTCGGCGTTTAAACAGCAGGTAACCTGGCCCGAGCGTTTCTGTAACCGCAGGCTAAGCCGTTGCAAACTATCTTGGAGCAGTTGGTGTACATTAATGCTGGTTTTATTAAGGCTCATAGCTTTTCTTTCTAACTCGGCCATTTGCAACACCTGCTCTACCTGTGATTTTAACCGCTCGTTCTCCTGAAAAATAATCTGGTGATAACGTTGCGCTTTAGCAGCTGATAAATTAGAGTCGACGTTTTTTAAAATCTCGCTGGCAATAGCAATATTAGTAATGGGTGTTTGCAGTTCATGGGTCATGTTATTAATAAAATCTGCTTTTAGCTCAGATAACCGTTTTTCCTGCAAAATAGAATGGAGAGTATACGCAAAAAACACAATTACTATTAGTAAAGCCAAAGTAGAGTAAAGCCAGAGCTGCATTTCGCTGAGAATATGCGTGGTTTTAGTGGGGAAAGCCACCACAAAATTATAATGACCACTTGGTGCGGTTTGAATAGTAACTTCTTGATAATTTGCAACTTGCTTCAGTTTTAAAGTTGCCGGTACATAATTTCCAAAAACCAGTGTGTCATCTTCGGCATTTAAAATGCCATATTCATAAGGAATACTTAAATGCCGGCGGGCAAATTCCTGGCGCAGTAAAGTATCTAGTTCCTGGGCTTTTACCGGCGCATTTACTTCGGCCAGAAAAAAACTGGAAGTTAGTTGCTTAATTGGTTTAACTGTTATTACCGGATTTAATTGCTGCACTGTTTGGCTCATGGCCACCTGCACTGCCAGATTAAACTCCTTTTCTTCGGATTTAAAAGCTTTATTCAACCACAGTAACTGCACAGTTAGCAAGCCTCCTAAAGCTACTGTAGCCAGTACAATAATTATTCTGATTTTTCTGCGGCTCATAGTTTTAATCTTTTCTTTTCCGGAGCTTAAGTATTTAATTCAAAACGTTTCAATTTACAATATAAATAAACCATTGCGTTAACAGGCAATAAACTGCTTTATCAAGCTAGTTACTTTTCTAAAAAGCAGTGCGTTAACTCCATTTACTATCAAAAATAAGCTATTAAATCAGATTCCGGTTTTTTTTAACATTTCATTAACATCTTTTTACAAATCATTAACCAGGGTGCTTGCTTTTGCCGGGTATGTTTGCTGATACAACACAAACTTTGAAGTACATGCAACCGGCAGTTTTATTTAGCAAACGTAATTACCTGATTTTACTATTTGGACTGAGTATTCTGGTTATAGGCTTTATACTTATGTGTCTAGATGATAAACCTTATGGCTTTGGAGTGTTAGGGCTAACTGTTGGTCCGGCTTTAGTTGTAATTGGTTTATTAATTCCGTTCGGCTCTATTTTGCTTAAAAATAGTAATGACGGTAAGACTACCCCCATACCCAAGTTTGATAAGATTAATAATTGGATTGGTTGGCTCGTGTGTATCTTCAGTTTGGGCGTTTACTTAATTACCTTAGAACCTACTGCCAGCTTTTGGGACTGTGGCGAGTTTATTGCCGCAGCTTATAAATTGCAGGTACCGCACGCACCCGGTGCACCTTTGTTCTTGCTTTTAGGCCGCATGTTTTCATTGCTGGCTTTAGGAGAAGTAACCAAAGTTGCCTTTTGGATAAATAGTATCTCGGCTTTAGCCAGCGCTTTTACCGTGCTGTTTTTGTTCTGGACCATTACTATTTTAACCCGAAAAGCTGTTTTAAAATCGGAAACTACTCCTACCAACTGGCAAATATTTTTAATTATTAGCAGCGGCGTTATAGGTGCTTTAAGTTTTGCTTTTTCCGATTCGTTCTGGTTTTCGGCCGTTGAAGCTGAGGTATACGCCTTATCTTCTTTCTTTACGGCTTTTGTGGTTTGGGCCATGCTGAAATGGGAAAGCAGTTTTTCGCCTAAAGTGGGTTACCGCTGGCTCTTGCTTATTGCCTATTTAATGGGGCTTTCTATTGGAGTGCATTTGCTTAACCTGCTGGCTATTCCAGCTATGGCTTTTATTTACTATTACCGGCATTATTCTTTTACCTGGCGCGGTGCAGCACTTACTTTTGCTATTAGCCTGTTGCTGATTGGCCTATTTATGACTGGTATTATTACGGGTCTACCTACTTTAGCCGGGGCTTTCGAGTTATTCTTTGTCAATTCAGTTGGGTTACCTTTCCGGAGCGGATTAGTAATTTTCAGTTTGCTGTTTATAGGCTTGCTTTTGTACGGATTGCGCCGGGCCCATCAAAAACAAAAACCAGTAGCGCAACTGCTTCTGCTAAGCTTTATTTTTATCCTGGTTGGCTATTCTTCTTACCTGATAATTCCTATTCGCTCCAACTATAACCCTTTACTCGACGAAAATAATCCGGAAGATATTCTCAGCTTTATTGCCTACCTCAAACGGGAACAATACGAACAACGCCCACTATTGTACGGTCCGCAATACGCCACCGAATTAATTGACCAGGAACAAGGTAAACCGGAATATGTAAAAGGAAAAGAGCGATATGAAGTAGCCGATTACAAAATTGTACCCATTTACGACCCCAAAGGTTTGCAGCTTTTACCCCGGCTCTATAGTAAAGAACCAAGCCATTTAAATGAATACCAAAAATGGGTAACCATTGATAAGAATATACCGCCTACCTTCCGGCAAAACCTATTATACCTGTTGCGTTACCAGTTAAGCCACATGTACGGGCGGTATTTCCTGTGGAACTTTGTGGGGCGCGACAGTGATATTCAGCACGCAGGAGTTAACTGGCCCTGGAAAAGTAACCAACAACTGCCGTACCATATTGCCACCAACAAAGCCCGAAATGCGTACTATGCCTTACCCCTGCTGTTAGGGCTTCTCGGCTTTTGGTACCACTACCGGCGTCAGAAAAAGGATGCTACGGTGGTAGGCCTATTGTTCTTATTTACCGGTGCCGCCATTGCTTTTTACCTGAATCAGCCGCCTATAGAACCCCGGGAGCGGGATTATGCCTTTGTGGGTTCGTTTTATGCCTTTGCTATTTGGATAGGCTTGGGCGTACCAGCTTTAGCACATGGTTTCCGGCGAATTAGTAAATCTTTAGTAATTCCGATAGCCGTAGCTGCTGCTTTAGGCTTACTCATACCTATTCTTCTCCTTCAACAAAACTGGGACGACCACGACCGCTCTGAACGGTATTTTGCGACGGATATGGCCCGTAATATTCTTGCCTCTTGCGCTCCCAATGCAATTTTATTTACGAATGGAGATAACGATACTTTCCCGTTGTGGTACGCCCAGGAAGTTGAAGGTTTCCGGACGGATGTGCGGGTGATTGTGCTGAGCTACTTAAACACTGATTGGTACATTAGTCAGATGAAGCGGCCCGCCTATATCTCGGCTCCCTTACCTATTTCACTGGAAAAAGAACAATACCAGTTTAGCACAAATAGCTATTTACCTTACGTAGCTCAGCCGCAGGTGGCGAATGGCATGGATGTAACCCAGTTTATTTCCCTGGTAAAACACAATCACCCGGCATTACAGGTTCAGGCTCAGGATGGACGAATGTTTTTATCTTTTCCGACTAAAAAATTCTTTTTACCAATTAACAAAGCAGCGGTATTGCAACAAGGTATTATTCCGGCAGACCGCCAGGCACAAGTAGTTGAGCAGATGAATTGGGAAATTTCGCAAAATGGAATGGAGAAAAAGCAATTACTAATTTTTGATATTCTTGCTACTAATAACTGGCACCGACCGGTTTATTTTTCATCTACGTTGAACCAGGATGATTTCATGTACTTTAAACCTTACCTGCAAAACGAAGGCATGACTTACCGTTTACTCCCCGCCTTAAACCCTAATCCGGAACCGGAACCTTATGTAGCGAAAGAAATAATGTACCAAAACCTGATGCAGAAATTCCAATGGCGCAATTTGCAGAACCCGCGTATTTTTTACGACGAAACTTATCAGGCTACCTTGGTTACCAATTACCGCCAACAATTTTATGTTTTAGCCGAAGCTTATTTTATGGCTGGTGATGCCGCTCAAGCTAGAAATATAATTAATCGTTGCTTAACAGTTTTGCCCGACCAATCGTTGCCTTACGATTACCAAACCGTACAACTAGCCGAACTACTGGCCAAAACCGGCGAAAAAGAAAAAAGTGAAGCTATTCGGGATACAATAACCAAGCGGGCTACTCAGGCACTACAATATTATTTAACCGATACTAATTCTGTGTTTACCCGCGAAATTCAAATAAACCTGCTCACTCTGCAACAATTAACGGTAACAGCTCATAACCTAAACCAAAAGCAAAAAGCGGCAGAATTAGAGAATTTATTTATGACTTATTATAACCGGTTATAAGAGTTAAGTAAAAGGAAATAGTTTTTAAAGAAAATTAGAATAATAGAATCTGAAGGTAATAAGGAGGCCTGATCTTTTTGAAATTTGTAATAACGTCTAAATGTTTATGAAGTTGTGGCATTTGAAAAACGTCAACTTCAATTAGCCACAAAAGCAAAATAGTGATTTATAGGCGAATGACTAACGTCCAGCCACAATTTTATAAACACACTGTTGCCAGCAGTCTTTTTATTGGATATGCTTTGCAATCAAGTCAGCACCACCTATGTATCCCCTTTTGATTATGTCGCTCGAAAGTTCAATCAGATCTAATGTCCTGCCCGTTCCCGCAAGTAGATTATTGATAATGATTATAATCTCGTTTCTTTTAGTGTCAATCAGATCCATATCAGCTACTGCTTTACGGATTTTTGATTTGTTCCCTTTTCTTCCCAAATCCATAAGCATAGCATAAAAGTTATCATGATGCTTATAGTCGGGATTGTCCACATAAAAGTTATCACCAAAAAGCGTAACAATCGTCTTCAATTCGGACAAAAGCACTGCTATTTTTTTAAAGCTGTCTTTAAACTCCTTCGTTTTAAATTCTGACGCTTTCGAATATTCATCTACTAACGTTTTATCTCGTCGAAACAACTTTCCAGTATTTAATGCAGCTTGGGTATCATCTATTGCTTCATTTAATTGACGAAGGAATAATTCCCAAATACAAGATGTTCTAAATGCTGGTCTTTCAAATGCTGTCAAATGATTTTCTAAAAGTCTTTTATCTTCTTGCAGATATACTGTCTCAAATGATTTTTGTCCTCCTCTGACGGCATCTTTGTCTCTCAAAACATTTACTAGTTCCTGAAGTGTTTCATTATAATTATTGTCGTTTGTAAAATCAATATAGATTAACGGTGTCAGGATAGAAGGTATGTTACAAGGTTTTCGCAGTAACGGAATTATTGTCCTAAGTTTTGCTGCTGGGTCACGCATAATTGCAGTAGAACGTTCTAAAGCAACCCAATCTGATTTAAAAGCTTGAGGGGACATAACTAACCCAAGAAACCTGCTACCTGTTAAACCTTTCTCAAGTTCTTCAGGTAAATTAGCTCCTGGTTTAATATCCCATTTGTCAAAAAAGACTTTCAACGGTCGTCCTTCAGTATTGCTTTCAATATCGTAAGCTAACTTTTCTGTCCAAGGTTTGTCAGCGCCATTGTGGCTTAAGAAGATGTCATAGATGTAACTCATATAGCGGTAGTTTAAAATTGCTGGCAGCAGTAGTATATCACAAACTTAAGGTTTCTAAACACATCACTTACCTACTCAGAATTTTAACCTCAGTGCGGCGGTTGATTTGGTGTTCGAGTTCGGAGCAGGATACGCCGTCTTTGCAGCCGTTGAGCAGTTGCGTTTCGCCGTAACCTTTCGCAGTTAAACGGCTAGGATCAATGCCTTGGGAGATTATGTAGTTCACGGCGGCATCGGCGCGTAATTGCGATAACTTTCTGTTATATTCTCCGGTTTGGCGACTATCCGTATGGGAACCCAGTTCAATCCGGATAGTAGGATTATCTTGTAAAATGCGTACCAGTTTATCTAATTCTGGCTTGGCTTCCGGTCGAATATCATACTTATCAAAATCATAATAAATATTTTCCAGAATAATGGTACTGTTAATTGTATTGCGATCTAAAACAATACTTAGTTTTACCTGATCTGCTTCCGGTGGGCAATCCGGGGTGAGGTCGGTAGTTTTAACTAAATACCCTTCTTTATTAGCTTGTAATGTGTATGCCAGACCGGTTTTAACCGGAAAAGTAAAATTACCCTGCGCATCGGAATAAATATTACGTGCGGTGGTGTCACCCGCTAAATTAAAGCGAAGTAGTGCTCCGGCTACTGGTTTTTCTGTGAACTCTCCTTTTTTCTGTTGAACGCGTTCAATTACTCTACCGGCTACTAAACAAGGCGACCGTACCAGTTTAAACGCGTAAATATCGTCGGTGCCATTATCGCTGTTTCGATTAGAAGAAAGAAAACCGGCTTCTTTGGTTTGGTCGAATACAATTCCAAAATCGTCGGCAGAAGAATTAAGCGGATATTTTAAATTTTTTACATTTTTCCAGGTAGCACCTTTTCCTTCGGCCGAGAAAATATCTAAACCACCCATACCCGGATGTCCTTCCGAAGAAAAATATAGCTTATTGGTAGCGACAACTACTGGAAATACTTCTTTACCGGCCGTATTAATTTCTTTACCCGCATTAACCGGCTTACTCCAGGAGCCATCTGCCTGTTTCGTGCAATAGTAAATATCTGTATCGCCCAAGCCGCCCGGCATATCCGATACAAAATAAAGTATATTACCGTCCGGGGAAATGGCTGGGTGCCCTACCGAGTATGAACCGGTTTTGTTGTACGCAAATGGCTTTGGGTCGCCCCAGTTATCACCTTGTTTCCGGGCAATATAAATTTCCAGGCGGTTTACAATAGACTTTGGTTTATCGAACTTTACCCAACTAAACGGATCGGTATTGCCCTCTTTTACTTCGGTTTTAACCTGATTAATGCGGGTAAAATACAGCGTTTGCCCATCTGCGGACAAGGTTGCAGAACCATTATGGTATTGATTATTAATCGGTGCACCCAAAGCTACCGGTGAGCCAAAGCGGCCATCATTTTGTTTAGGAGCTAAATAAATTTTAGGATAGGGATTCCCCGTCCAGCCAGAAACTTTTTTACTTTTATCTTGCGGGCGGTCAGAAGTAAAGACCAAATCATTTTGGTATATAACCGGACTGAAATCAGAATTCTGAGAATTAATGTTTTCTGGTTTTTGCAGTTCGTACGGTTCTGGCTTTAGTAACCATAACTGGGCGCTATCGCAACCGGCAGCCAGTTGAGTTGCCAGGCTAGCCTGAGCCGGAACTCGCTGGCCAAATTGCTCATACAGCAATTTAGCCCGGTCGTATTTACCGTTCTTACGCGCCGCGTCGGCTGCGTATCTAAGGGCATCGGGTTTAAAATCAGGAAACTGAATTACCCGGTTGTACCATTGTTCGGCTTCCCTGGAATTATTTAATTGACGGTAGCACTCGGCAATGCGTTGGGTAAGATATAAGGTTGGTTTTTGATCTTTTAATAACTTTTGGTAAGCCGGTAATGCTAAAGCATATTGAAATTGGCTAAATAAAGCATCTGCTTCTTTCAAAGTTACCTTTTGTGCTTGTACCGGGTTATGAACCCAGACCAGCAGGATGAAAAAAGTTAAAGTAAGTCTGAAATATAAGTTCATGTATTTTGTCCTGTTCAAGCACCGGACTAAAAATTTAAAAATAACGAATACTTTGCGTTCTGCCTTCTTCTTTCCGGAAAAAGTAAAAACCTAAAGATAGTTCGTGCCCGGCATAATCCCGTAAGCTGGTTAAAGTAAAATCGTGAGCGTAGCCCACTTTAATTTTTTCGGTAAGATAAATTTCAGTAGCCAGCGCCCAGGCATTGGCTACGTCCAATTCCTGATAATTGTTTTTAAAGAGCTTAGTACCAGTCCGGTAAGAGCCCCCCAGCCAAATACGGTCCCCAATTAGCATAAAGGCATTTACATCAATGTTTGTGGGGCTCTTAAAATCTTCTTTCAATAAAAAGCTGGGTTTAAAAGTAAGCCAATCATTTAACGGGATAATATAACCAGAAGTAAGATAAAAGTGCCGGGCCGGTGTTACAATAAATTTATTTTTAAACCGGATCAGATTAGAAGCCGATAAACCTGCGTAAAAACGATCGGTATTAAAAAATAAACCGGCTTTAGTATCAGGTAAAATTGTACTAACCTTAGTAGTAGGAATACTAGGATCAAAGTTCAGGTCGTTGGGGTGCAGTTTGGTGCCATCGGTATAATACTCCGAAATACCTGCCGCAATGCCTAAAGCAATACGGGCATTTTCGCTGATACTTACCCGAAAAGCTGTATTGGTTAAGGCAGTTTTTTGCCCCTGAGCCCCTATCTGGTCGTTAATTAATAAAAGTCCTACTCCTACTTTCTGTTTGGCAATAGCTGCATCTACACTAATAGTTT
Proteins encoded in this region:
- a CDS encoding response regulator transcription factor; this encodes MIRILLVEDDENLGFLVQDNLENEGYTVQLCADGLTGLQVFAQQTFDLCILDVMLPVLDGFTLAEEIRKKNAFIPFIFLTAKAQPDDRIHGLRLGADDYLTKPFRLEELNLRLKAILKRTTQSTAKPSPKTTIAFGKSQLDYPNLLLWVQDKKQQLTQKEADVLRMLCLELNTIVKRELILKTIWEDNGYFVARSMDVFISKLRKYLRPDSSLRISTIHGVGYKLEELTTVAG
- a CDS encoding sensor histidine kinase, with the protein product MSRRKIRIIIVLATVALGGLLTVQLLWLNKAFKSEEKEFNLAVQVAMSQTVQQLNPVITVKPIKQLTSSFFLAEVNAPVKAQELDTLLRQEFARRHLSIPYEYGILNAEDDTLVFGNYVPATLKLKQVANYQEVTIQTAPSGHYNFVVAFPTKTTHILSEMQLWLYSTLALLIVIVFFAYTLHSILQEKRLSELKADFINNMTHELQTPITNIAIASEILKNVDSNLSAAKAQRYHQIIFQENERLKSQVEQVLQMAELERKAMSLNKTSINVHQLLQDSLQRLSLRLQKRSGQVTCCLNAEKATIEADSLHLTNALYNLLDNAEKYSPQTPNIQISTRNYQQGILISIADKGQGIRKEVQQFIFDTFYRVPSGNIHNVRGFGLGLSYVKNIIQAHQGSVRVKSQENQGSCFEVYLPFRA
- a CDS encoding toll/interleukin-1 receptor domain-containing protein, whose protein sequence is MSYIYDIFLSHNGADKPWTEKLAYDIESNTEGRPLKVFFDKWDIKPGANLPEELEKGLTGSRFLGLVMSPQAFKSDWVALERSTAIMRDPAAKLRTIIPLLRKPCNIPSILTPLIYIDFTNDNNYNETLQELVNVLRDKDAVRGGQKSFETVYLQEDKRLLENHLTAFERPAFRTSCIWELFLRQLNEAIDDTQAALNTGKLFRRDKTLVDEYSKASEFKTKEFKDSFKKIAVLLSELKTIVTLFGDNFYVDNPDYKHHDNFYAMLMDLGRKGNKSKIRKAVADMDLIDTKRNEIIIIINNLLAGTGRTLDLIELSSDIIKRGYIGGADLIAKHIQ
- a CDS encoding protein O-mannosyl-transferase family produces the protein MQPAVLFSKRNYLILLFGLSILVIGFILMCLDDKPYGFGVLGLTVGPALVVIGLLIPFGSILLKNSNDGKTTPIPKFDKINNWIGWLVCIFSLGVYLITLEPTASFWDCGEFIAAAYKLQVPHAPGAPLFLLLGRMFSLLALGEVTKVAFWINSISALASAFTVLFLFWTITILTRKAVLKSETTPTNWQIFLIISSGVIGALSFAFSDSFWFSAVEAEVYALSSFFTAFVVWAMLKWESSFSPKVGYRWLLLIAYLMGLSIGVHLLNLLAIPAMAFIYYYRHYSFTWRGAALTFAISLLLIGLFMTGIITGLPTLAGAFELFFVNSVGLPFRSGLVIFSLLFIGLLLYGLRRAHQKQKPVAQLLLLSFIFILVGYSSYLIIPIRSNYNPLLDENNPEDILSFIAYLKREQYEQRPLLYGPQYATELIDQEQGKPEYVKGKERYEVADYKIVPIYDPKGLQLLPRLYSKEPSHLNEYQKWVTIDKNIPPTFRQNLLYLLRYQLSHMYGRYFLWNFVGRDSDIQHAGVNWPWKSNQQLPYHIATNKARNAYYALPLLLGLLGFWYHYRRQKKDATVVGLLFLFTGAAIAFYLNQPPIEPRERDYAFVGSFYAFAIWIGLGVPALAHGFRRISKSLVIPIAVAAALGLLIPILLLQQNWDDHDRSERYFATDMARNILASCAPNAILFTNGDNDTFPLWYAQEVEGFRTDVRVIVLSYLNTDWYISQMKRPAYISAPLPISLEKEQYQFSTNSYLPYVAQPQVANGMDVTQFISLVKHNHPALQVQAQDGRMFLSFPTKKFFLPINKAAVLQQGIIPADRQAQVVEQMNWEISQNGMEKKQLLIFDILATNNWHRPVYFSSTLNQDDFMYFKPYLQNEGMTYRLLPALNPNPEPEPYVAKEIMYQNLMQKFQWRNLQNPRIFYDETYQATLVTNYRQQFYVLAEAYFMAGDAAQARNIINRCLTVLPDQSLPYDYQTVQLAELLAKTGEKEKSEAIRDTITKRATQALQYYLTDTNSVFTREIQINLLTLQQLTVTAHNLNQKQKAAELENLFMTYYNRL
- a CDS encoding S41 family peptidase, with translation MKKYLFSSYHKVIYSYLLLFLLAFSFGFTDRYFEIAKNLDTFASIYRQLNSHYVDEVSPADLVREGIDAMLGSLDPYTEYIPESDIEDFKMNYVSKQYAGIGISVFTRKDKIIVSEPYEGFSAQRADIRAGDEILSVNGISVKGRGSSSVSEMLKGQKDAPVKLAIKRYGEKQPLEKTVLREVITFNNVSYTGLLQDSIGYIKLDKFLENSAQEVKQSLLNLKRQHRINALVLDLRGNGGGIVQESVDIVNLFVEKGNKIVTQKAKIKDKDMVYKATLAPVDPLIPLVVLVDRGSASASEIVAGAIQDLDRGTIIGNRTFGKGLVQQTINLPYNSLLKVTVAKYYTPSGRCIQALDYAHRNPDGSVRRVSDSLMAEYKTTNGRSVYDGNGIYPDLVTKEKSYHNIAYSIISKSLHFDFATRYRMTHASIPSARSFNLSDTDFQEFTKYLSDKDYNYTTKSEKNLEELKSIAEKEKYFEDIKLEYNALKNKLVQNKKDDLSRCQDEIKEILESEIVSRYYFQKGRLETSFKTDVDVKEAIKVLTDKNKYVAILKGQGPYKVIGKPKMEALVNAGKSSLNSN
- a CDS encoding OmpA family protein; its protein translation is MNLYFRLTLTFFILLVWVHNPVQAQKVTLKEADALFSQFQYALALPAYQKLLKDQKPTLYLTQRIAECYRQLNNSREAEQWYNRVIQFPDFKPDALRYAADAARKNGKYDRAKLLYEQFGQRVPAQASLATQLAAGCDSAQLWLLKPEPYELQKPENINSQNSDFSPVIYQNDLVFTSDRPQDKSKKVSGWTGNPYPKIYLAPKQNDGRFGSPVALGAPINNQYHNGSATLSADGQTLYFTRINQVKTEVKEGNTDPFSWVKFDKPKSIVNRLEIYIARKQGDNWGDPKPFAYNKTGSYSVGHPAISPDGNILYFVSDMPGGLGDTDIYYCTKQADGSWSKPVNAGKEINTAGKEVFPVVVATNKLYFSSEGHPGMGGLDIFSAEGKGATWKNVKNLKYPLNSSADDFGIVFDQTKEAGFLSSNRNSDNGTDDIYAFKLVRSPCLVAGRVIERVQQKKGEFTEKPVAGALLRFNLAGDTTARNIYSDAQGNFTFPVKTGLAYTLQANKEGYLVKTTDLTPDCPPEADQVKLSIVLDRNTINSTIILENIYYDFDKYDIRPEAKPELDKLVRILQDNPTIRIELGSHTDSRQTGEYNRKLSQLRADAAVNYIISQGIDPSRLTAKGYGETQLLNGCKDGVSCSELEHQINRRTEVKILSR